From the Gallaecimonas kandeliae genome, one window contains:
- the glmS gene encoding glutamine--fructose-6-phosphate transaminase (isomerizing) — protein sequence MCGIVGAVAQRDVANILVEGLKRLEYRGYDSAGVAVLDSEGNLGRVRRLGKVQALADALVEAPLTGGTGIAHTRWATHGVPSEANAHPHVSHETLAVVHNGIIENHEVLRERLKALGYVFTSQTDTEVIAHLVHHELKTAPSLLAAVQAAVKQLHGAYGMVVMDKADPERLVAARSGSPLVIGFGIGENFLASDQLALLPVTRKFSFLEEGDVAEITRHEVNIFDTEGRPVVREAAETDLKHDSGDKGPYRHYMLKEIHEQPIAIRNTLEGRLVGDSLNLEELGDLSGIQHVQIVACGTSYHAGMTARYWIEDIAGVSCNVEIASEFRYRKSVTRPNSLLVTISQSGETADTLAALRLAKEIGYSKSLAICNVPGSSLVRESDLALMTRAGAEIGVASTKAFTTQLTALLLLTAALGQGRDQQAEIARALHKLPALIESALTLDGQIEALAERFAEKHHALFLGRGDQYPIAMEGALKLKEISYIHAEAYAAGELKHGPLALIDADMPIIVVAPNNDLVEKLKSNIEEVRARGGEFYVFADKDAAISPAANMQVLAVPHCDHVLAPILYTLPLQLLSYHVAIIKGTDVDQPRNLAKSVTVE from the coding sequence ATGTGTGGCATCGTTGGTGCCGTCGCCCAGCGCGACGTGGCAAACATACTGGTGGAAGGCCTCAAGCGCCTGGAGTACCGCGGCTATGACTCGGCCGGCGTGGCCGTGCTGGACAGCGAAGGCAACCTGGGACGGGTGCGCCGCCTCGGCAAGGTGCAGGCTTTGGCCGATGCCCTGGTGGAGGCCCCCCTCACGGGCGGCACCGGCATAGCCCACACCCGCTGGGCCACCCACGGCGTGCCCTCCGAGGCCAACGCCCACCCCCATGTTTCACATGAAACCCTGGCGGTGGTGCACAACGGCATTATCGAGAACCACGAAGTGCTGCGCGAGCGCCTCAAGGCCCTGGGTTATGTGTTCACTTCCCAGACCGACACCGAGGTCATAGCCCACCTGGTGCACCACGAGCTGAAGACAGCGCCCAGCCTGCTGGCCGCCGTACAGGCCGCCGTCAAGCAGCTGCACGGCGCCTACGGCATGGTGGTGATGGACAAGGCGGACCCCGAGCGCCTGGTGGCGGCCCGTTCCGGCAGCCCCCTGGTGATCGGCTTCGGCATAGGTGAGAACTTCCTGGCTTCCGACCAGCTGGCCCTGCTGCCGGTCACCCGCAAGTTCTCCTTCCTGGAGGAAGGGGACGTGGCCGAGATCACCCGCCATGAGGTGAACATCTTCGATACGGAGGGCCGGCCCGTGGTCCGCGAAGCGGCCGAGACCGATCTCAAGCACGACAGCGGCGACAAGGGCCCCTACCGCCACTACATGCTCAAGGAGATCCACGAGCAGCCCATCGCCATCCGCAACACCCTGGAAGGCCGCCTGGTGGGCGACAGCCTCAACCTGGAAGAGCTAGGGGATCTCTCCGGCATCCAGCACGTGCAGATCGTCGCCTGTGGCACCAGCTACCACGCCGGCATGACGGCCCGTTACTGGATTGAAGACATCGCCGGCGTCAGCTGCAACGTCGAGATCGCCTCCGAGTTCCGCTATAGGAAATCCGTGACCAGGCCCAACAGCCTGCTGGTGACCATCTCCCAGAGCGGCGAGACGGCCGACACCCTGGCCGCCCTGCGCCTGGCCAAGGAGATCGGCTACAGCAAGAGCCTGGCCATCTGCAACGTGCCCGGCTCCTCCCTGGTGCGCGAGTCCGACCTGGCCCTGATGACCCGCGCCGGCGCCGAGATCGGCGTCGCCTCCACCAAGGCCTTCACCACCCAGCTCACCGCCTTGCTGCTGCTCACCGCCGCCCTGGGCCAGGGCCGTGACCAGCAGGCGGAGATCGCCCGCGCACTGCACAAGCTGCCTGCCCTTATCGAGAGCGCCCTGACCTTGGACGGCCAGATCGAGGCCCTGGCCGAGCGTTTCGCCGAGAAGCACCATGCCCTCTTCCTTGGCCGCGGCGACCAGTACCCCATCGCCATGGAAGGGGCCCTGAAGCTCAAGGAGATCAGCTACATCCACGCCGAGGCCTATGCCGCCGGCGAGCTCAAGCACGGCCCCCTGGCCTTGATCGATGCCGACATGCCCATCATCGTCGTCGCCCCCAACAACGACCTCGTCGAGAAGCTCAAATCCAATATCGAGGAAGTGCGGGCCCGGGGCGGCGAGTTCTACGTCTTCGCCGACAAGGACGCCGCCATCAGCCCCGCCGCCAACATGCAGGTGCTGGCGGTGCCCCACTGCGACCACGTATTGGCTCCCATCCTCTACACCCTGCCGCTGCAGCTGCTGAGCTACCACGTCGCCATCATCAAGGGCACCGACGTGGATCAGCCTCGTAACCTGGCGAAATCTGTCACTGTGGAATAA
- a CDS encoding DeoR/GlpR family DNA-binding transcription regulator, with protein sequence MAKRNTLQRRHTILHLLEQQGEVSVDQLSTHFATSEVTIRKDLAELERNGLLLRRYGGAVPLPSDLVAQQAVTEVSKRKQAIAQLAAERIRDHNRIIMDFGTTTAAMIPFLNDRRGLVVMTNSLNMAQALRELENEPTLLMTGGTWDPHTEAFQGQVAELVLRAYDFDQLFIGCDGIDPARGTTTFNELLGLSRVMAEVAREVVVVGEADKLGRKIPNLELPWGAVSTLITDDRLDQAAKQQIEAQGVLVLCATVKE encoded by the coding sequence ATGGCCAAGCGAAACACCCTGCAGCGCCGGCACACCATACTGCATCTCCTTGAACAGCAAGGGGAAGTCTCGGTCGATCAGCTTTCCACCCACTTCGCCACCTCGGAAGTCACCATCCGCAAGGACCTGGCGGAACTGGAAAGGAACGGCTTGTTGCTGCGCCGCTACGGTGGTGCCGTGCCCTTGCCTTCGGACCTGGTGGCCCAGCAGGCCGTCACCGAAGTTTCGAAACGAAAGCAGGCCATAGCCCAGCTCGCCGCCGAGCGCATCCGTGACCATAACCGCATCATCATGGATTTCGGCACCACCACGGCGGCCATGATCCCCTTTCTGAACGACAGGCGCGGCCTGGTGGTGATGACCAACAGCCTCAACATGGCACAGGCCCTGCGCGAGCTGGAAAACGAGCCCACCCTTTTGATGACCGGTGGCACCTGGGACCCCCACACCGAAGCCTTCCAGGGCCAGGTGGCCGAGCTGGTGCTGCGGGCCTACGACTTCGACCAACTCTTCATCGGCTGCGACGGCATCGATCCGGCCCGCGGCACCACCACCTTCAACGAGCTGCTGGGCCTGTCCCGGGTCATGGCCGAGGTGGCCCGCGAAGTGGTGGTGGTGGGCGAGGCGGACAAGCTGGGCCGCAAGATCCCCAACCTGGAGCTGCCCTGGGGGGCGGTTTCCACCCTCATTACCGATGACCGCCTGGACCAGGCGGCCAAACAACAAATCGAAGCGCAGGGCGTCTTAGTGCTCTGCGCCACCGTCAAGGAGTAA
- the glmU gene encoding bifunctional UDP-N-acetylglucosamine diphosphorylase/glucosamine-1-phosphate N-acetyltransferase GlmU, protein MDLHIVILAAGKGTRMRSALPKVLHPVAHKPMVKHVIDCAHELGAKGIHLVYGHGGELMRERLAGEAVDWALQAEQLGTGHAVAQAMPSVPNDALVLVLYGDVPLIRAETLKALLAKREQGGLCLLTVTLPDPCGYGRILREGGLVVGIREQKDANAEELAVNEVNTGILAAEASDLKRWLGSLSNNNAQGEYYLTDIIAMAHGEGKAIATAHPVDAMEVEGANNRVQLAALERAYQQRQVEQLMLAGATLRDPARVDVRGEVSVGEDVMVDVNVIFEGKVSIGNQVTIESGCALKDCAIGDGTHIKAQTLIDGASVGANCTLGPFARLRPGAVMKDDSHVGNFVEMKKAVLGQGSKANHLSYLGDAEIGAGVNIGAGTITCNYDGANKFLTRIEDGAFIGSNSSLVAPVTIGRNATVGAGSTIAKDVAEAELAVARGKQRNIEGWQRPVKKK, encoded by the coding sequence ATGGATCTGCACATCGTCATCCTCGCCGCGGGTAAAGGCACCCGCATGCGCTCCGCCCTGCCCAAGGTGCTGCACCCCGTGGCCCACAAGCCCATGGTCAAGCACGTCATCGATTGCGCCCATGAGCTGGGCGCCAAGGGCATCCACCTGGTCTACGGCCACGGCGGCGAGCTGATGCGCGAGCGCCTGGCCGGCGAAGCCGTCGACTGGGCCCTGCAGGCCGAGCAGCTGGGCACAGGCCATGCCGTGGCCCAGGCCATGCCATCGGTGCCGAACGACGCCCTGGTGCTGGTGCTCTACGGCGATGTACCCCTTATCCGTGCCGAGACCCTCAAGGCCCTGCTGGCCAAGCGTGAGCAAGGCGGCCTCTGCTTACTGACCGTGACCCTGCCCGACCCCTGCGGTTATGGCCGCATCCTCCGTGAGGGCGGCCTGGTGGTGGGCATCCGCGAGCAGAAGGACGCCAATGCCGAAGAGCTGGCCGTCAACGAGGTCAACACCGGCATACTGGCCGCCGAAGCGAGCGACCTCAAGCGCTGGCTGGGTAGCCTCTCCAACAACAACGCCCAGGGCGAGTACTACCTGACCGACATCATCGCCATGGCCCATGGTGAGGGTAAAGCCATCGCCACAGCCCACCCGGTTGACGCCATGGAAGTGGAAGGGGCCAACAACCGCGTCCAGCTGGCCGCCCTGGAACGGGCCTACCAGCAGCGCCAGGTCGAGCAACTGATGCTGGCCGGCGCCACCTTGCGTGATCCTGCCCGGGTCGACGTGCGCGGCGAGGTCAGCGTTGGGGAAGACGTCATGGTGGACGTCAATGTCATCTTCGAGGGCAAGGTCAGCATCGGCAACCAAGTCACCATCGAGTCCGGCTGTGCGCTCAAGGACTGCGCCATCGGCGACGGCACCCATATCAAGGCCCAGACCCTGATCGACGGCGCCAGCGTCGGCGCCAACTGCACCCTGGGCCCCTTCGCGAGGCTGCGCCCCGGCGCCGTCATGAAGGACGACAGCCATGTGGGCAACTTCGTGGAGATGAAAAAAGCGGTGCTGGGCCAGGGCTCCAAGGCCAACCACCTCAGCTACCTCGGCGACGCCGAGATAGGCGCCGGCGTCAACATCGGCGCCGGCACCATCACCTGCAACTATGACGGCGCCAACAAGTTCCTGACCCGTATCGAGGACGGCGCCTTCATCGGCTCCAACAGCTCCCTGGTGGCCCCCGTCACCATAGGCAGGAACGCCACCGTCGGCGCCGGCTCCACCATCGCCAAGGACGTGGCTGAGGCCGAGCTGGCCGTGGCCAGGGGCAAGCAGCGCAACATCGAAGGCTGGCAGCGGCCGGTGAAGAAGAAATAA
- a CDS encoding F0F1 ATP synthase subunit epsilon, with translation MAAMTIQLDVVSAEKKIFSGLVESIQVSGEWGDLGIMYGHAPLLTHLKPGVLRMVKQFGDEELLYLSGGVLEVQPNGVSVLADTVLRGKDIDADAAEEARQHALSQLTAHTHDFDYAEAMAELAQATAKLRLLELLKKNVVR, from the coding sequence ATGGCAGCTATGACGATACAACTGGATGTGGTGAGCGCCGAGAAGAAGATCTTCTCCGGCCTCGTTGAGAGTATCCAAGTCTCCGGCGAATGGGGCGATTTGGGGATCATGTACGGCCACGCGCCGCTGCTGACCCACCTCAAGCCCGGTGTACTGCGTATGGTCAAGCAGTTTGGCGATGAAGAGCTGCTCTATCTGTCAGGCGGCGTCCTTGAGGTTCAACCCAATGGCGTTTCCGTGCTGGCCGATACAGTGCTCCGCGGCAAGGACATCGATGCCGACGCGGCCGAAGAGGCCCGTCAGCATGCCCTGTCCCAGCTGACTGCCCATACCCATGACTTCGACTATGCCGAAGCCATGGCCGAGCTGGCCCAGGCGACAGCCAAGCTGCGCCTGCTGGAACTCTTGAAGAAGAACGTGGTTCGATAA
- the atpD gene encoding F0F1 ATP synthase subunit beta encodes MSTGKIVQVIGAVVDVEFPQNAVPQVYEALKLQAEGHDMNGLVFEVQQQLGGGVVRTIAMGPSEGLKRNMAIVATKEPIQVPVGTQTLGRIMDVLGNPIDEKGPIGEEERWSIHRGAPSYEEQSNSSELLETGIKVIDLVCPFAKGGKVGLFGGAGVGKTVNMMELIRNIAIEHSGFSVFAGVGERTREGNDFYHEMSESNVLDKVSLVYGQMNEPPGNRLRVALTGLTMAEKFRDEGRDVLLFVDNIYRYTLAGTEVSALLGRMPSAVGYQPTLAEEMGVLQERITSTKTGSITSVQAVYVPADDLTDPSPATTFAHLDATVVLSRQIASLGIYPAVDPLDSTSRQLDPLVVGEEHYGVARGVQTVLQRYKELKDIIAILGMDELSEDDKLTVARARKIERFLSQPFFVAEVFTGSPGKYVSLKDTIRGFKGILEGEFDHMPEQAFYMVGSIDEAIEKAQKL; translated from the coding sequence ATGAGTACAGGTAAGATCGTACAGGTCATCGGTGCTGTGGTGGACGTGGAGTTCCCGCAGAACGCTGTACCTCAGGTATACGAAGCCCTGAAACTTCAAGCCGAAGGCCACGACATGAACGGCCTGGTTTTCGAAGTCCAGCAGCAGCTGGGTGGCGGCGTGGTACGTACCATCGCCATGGGTCCTTCCGAGGGCCTGAAGCGCAACATGGCCATCGTCGCCACCAAGGAGCCCATCCAGGTACCTGTTGGCACCCAGACACTGGGCCGTATCATGGACGTACTGGGTAACCCCATCGACGAGAAGGGTCCCATCGGCGAAGAAGAGCGTTGGTCCATCCACCGCGGCGCCCCCAGCTACGAAGAGCAGTCCAACAGCTCCGAGCTGCTGGAAACCGGCATCAAGGTTATCGACCTGGTTTGCCCCTTCGCCAAGGGTGGTAAAGTCGGCCTCTTCGGTGGCGCCGGTGTAGGTAAGACCGTCAACATGATGGAGCTTATCCGTAACATCGCCATCGAGCACAGCGGCTTCTCCGTGTTCGCCGGTGTCGGTGAGCGTACCCGTGAAGGTAACGACTTCTACCACGAGATGTCCGAGTCCAACGTACTGGACAAGGTATCCCTGGTATACGGCCAGATGAACGAACCGCCGGGCAACCGTCTGCGCGTCGCCCTGACCGGCCTGACCATGGCCGAGAAGTTCCGTGACGAAGGCCGTGACGTACTGCTGTTCGTGGACAACATCTACCGTTACACCCTGGCCGGTACCGAGGTATCCGCACTGCTGGGCCGTATGCCCTCCGCAGTAGGTTACCAGCCGACCCTGGCCGAGGAGATGGGTGTCCTGCAGGAGCGCATCACCTCCACCAAGACAGGTTCCATCACCTCAGTACAGGCCGTTTACGTGCCTGCGGATGACTTGACCGACCCCAGCCCTGCCACCACCTTCGCCCACCTGGATGCGACAGTGGTACTGAGCCGTCAGATCGCCTCCCTGGGTATCTACCCGGCCGTTGATCCGCTGGATTCCACCAGCCGTCAGCTGGACCCCCTGGTTGTGGGTGAAGAGCACTACGGCGTGGCCCGTGGCGTACAGACAGTGCTGCAGCGCTACAAAGAGCTGAAGGACATCATCGCCATCCTGGGTATGGACGAACTGTCCGAAGACGACAAGCTGACCGTGGCCCGCGCCCGTAAGATCGAGCGCTTCCTGTCTCAGCCCTTCTTCGTGGCCGAGGTCTTCACCGGCTCTCCGGGTAAATACGTATCCCTGAAAGACACCATCCGTGGCTTCAAGGGTATCCTGGAAGGTGAGTTCGACCACATGCCCGAGCAGGCGTTCTACATGGTTGGTAGCATCGACGAAGCTATCGAAAAAGCCCAGAAGCTCTAA
- the atpG gene encoding F0F1 ATP synthase subunit gamma — translation MAGAKEIKGKIASVKSTQKITKAMEMVAASKMRRAQERMAQSRPYAVAIRSVIGHIAQGNLEYKHPYVDEREAKRVGYIVVSTDRGLCGGLNANLLKKVTVDVKQWREKGVEVDFAVIGTKATAFFKRHGGNMLAQTSGLGDEPALADLIGSVQVMLKAFDEGRIDRLFLVFNEFVNTMKQEPTIDQLLPLPKSEDDSYAHRWDYLYEGEPRDLLDTLCKRYVESQVYQGVVENLASEQAARMVAMKAATDNAGNLIDELQLVFNKARQAAITQELSEIVAGASAV, via the coding sequence ATGGCCGGCGCTAAAGAAATTAAAGGCAAGATCGCCAGCGTCAAGAGCACACAGAAGATCACCAAGGCCATGGAAATGGTGGCGGCATCCAAGATGCGTCGTGCGCAAGAGCGCATGGCCCAGAGCCGTCCCTATGCCGTGGCCATCCGTTCGGTGATCGGCCATATCGCCCAAGGCAACCTCGAGTACAAGCATCCCTACGTGGATGAGCGCGAGGCCAAAAGGGTGGGCTATATCGTGGTCTCGACCGACCGGGGTCTTTGCGGCGGCCTGAATGCCAACCTGCTCAAGAAAGTCACGGTTGATGTCAAACAGTGGCGTGAGAAGGGCGTAGAAGTGGACTTTGCCGTGATCGGCACCAAGGCCACTGCCTTCTTCAAACGTCACGGTGGCAACATGCTCGCCCAGACCAGTGGTCTGGGGGACGAGCCAGCCCTGGCTGACTTGATAGGTTCAGTTCAGGTCATGTTGAAAGCATTTGATGAGGGTCGTATCGACCGCCTCTTCCTGGTGTTCAACGAATTCGTCAACACCATGAAGCAGGAGCCGACGATCGACCAACTGCTGCCTCTGCCCAAGTCCGAAGACGACAGTTACGCCCATCGCTGGGATTACCTCTATGAAGGCGAACCCCGCGACCTGCTGGACACCCTCTGCAAACGCTATGTGGAGTCCCAGGTGTATCAGGGCGTGGTAGAGAACCTCGCTTCCGAGCAGGCAGCACGGATGGTGGCCATGAAGGCGGCTACCGACAACGCAGGCAACCTTATCGACGAGTTGCAACTGGTGTTCAACAAGGCCCGTCAGGCCGCGATCACCCAGGAACTCAGCGAAATCGTCGCCGGTGCGTCAGCCGTTTAA
- the atpA gene encoding F0F1 ATP synthase subunit alpha — translation MQLNSTEIAELIKSRIEQFDVVSEAHDEGTIVSVSDGIIRIHGLADVMQGEMIELPGNRYAIALNLERDSVGAVVMGPYADLAEGTKVKSTGRILQVPVGRGLLGRVVNTLGEPIDGKGPLEHDGFSPVEVIAPGVIDRQGVDQPLQTGYKAIDAMVPVGRGQRELIIGDRQVGKTALAIDAIINQKTSGVKCVYVAIGQKASTIANVVRKLEEHGALANTIVVVASASEAAALQYLAPYSGCAMGEYFRDRGEDALIVYDDLSKQAVAYRQISLLLRRPPGREAYPGDVFYLHSRLLERASRVNADYVEKFTKGEVKGKTGSLTALPIIETQAGDVSAFVPTNVISITDGQIFLTTNLFNSGIRPAADPGISVSRVGGAAQTKIIKKLSGGIRTALAQYRELAAFAQFASDLDDATRRQLDHGQKVTELLKQKQFAPMSVAEMGVSLFAAEKGYLNDVEVKKVVAFEEALLSYMRSEHAELLAKINVKGDYNDEIESGLKAALDKFKATQTW, via the coding sequence GCAAGGCGAAATGATTGAACTGCCTGGCAACCGCTACGCCATCGCCCTGAACCTGGAGCGTGACTCCGTGGGCGCCGTGGTCATGGGCCCCTACGCCGATCTGGCCGAAGGCACCAAGGTCAAGTCCACCGGCCGCATCCTGCAGGTACCGGTAGGCCGTGGCCTGCTGGGCCGCGTAGTCAACACCCTGGGTGAGCCCATCGACGGCAAGGGTCCGTTGGAGCACGACGGCTTCTCTCCTGTAGAAGTCATCGCCCCCGGCGTTATCGACCGTCAAGGTGTAGACCAGCCCCTGCAGACCGGTTACAAGGCCATCGACGCCATGGTACCGGTAGGCCGCGGTCAGCGTGAGCTGATCATCGGTGACCGTCAGGTCGGTAAGACCGCCCTGGCCATCGACGCCATCATCAACCAGAAAACTTCTGGCGTGAAATGCGTCTACGTCGCCATCGGTCAGAAGGCCTCCACCATCGCCAACGTGGTGCGCAAGCTCGAAGAGCACGGCGCCCTGGCCAACACCATCGTCGTGGTTGCCTCCGCTTCCGAAGCCGCTGCCCTGCAGTACCTGGCGCCCTACTCCGGCTGTGCCATGGGTGAGTACTTCCGTGACCGCGGTGAAGACGCCCTGATCGTGTACGACGACCTGTCCAAGCAGGCCGTTGCCTACCGTCAGATCTCCCTGCTGCTGCGCCGCCCGCCGGGCCGCGAAGCCTACCCGGGTGACGTCTTCTACCTGCACTCCCGCCTGCTGGAGCGTGCCTCCCGCGTGAACGCCGACTACGTCGAGAAGTTCACCAAGGGCGAAGTGAAAGGTAAGACCGGCTCTCTGACCGCCCTGCCGATCATCGAAACCCAGGCCGGCGACGTGTCTGCCTTCGTTCCGACCAACGTGATCTCCATCACCGACGGCCAGATCTTCCTGACCACCAACCTCTTCAACTCCGGCATCCGTCCGGCAGCTGACCCGGGTATCTCCGTATCCCGCGTGGGTGGTGCCGCTCAGACCAAGATCATCAAGAAGCTGTCCGGTGGCATCCGTACCGCCCTGGCTCAGTACCGTGAACTGGCGGCTTTCGCCCAGTTCGCCTCTGACCTGGACGACGCCACCCGCCGTCAGCTGGACCACGGCCAGAAGGTAACCGAGCTGCTCAAGCAGAAGCAGTTCGCCCCCATGTCCGTCGCCGAAATGGGCGTGTCCCTGTTCGCCGCCGAGAAGGGTTACCTGAACGACGTCGAGGTCAAGAAGGTCGTCGCCTTTGAAGAAGCCCTGCTCTCCTACATGCGTAGCGAGCACGCCGAGCTGCTGGCCAAGATCAATGTGAAAGGCGATTACAACGACGAGATCGAGTCAGGCCTCAAGGCTGCCCTGGACAAGTTCAAGGCTACCCAGACCTGGTAA